One region of Armigeres subalbatus isolate Guangzhou_Male chromosome 3, GZ_Asu_2, whole genome shotgun sequence genomic DNA includes:
- the LOC134221914 gene encoding uncharacterized protein LOC134221914, with protein sequence MSKGQYVRAPIELDSDDSSTEDTVPEPLAFETVESNGHEDPRKIHNDHTKESNDSGRMDRLERAFVDLTQAILDQHRGAQDRASSQTSRSNDNSWFVPETADLNREPTLNIRWDHIKPFPSNVPAREMWETWQKYLETFEIAASFSNANDPMRRTQLLFLAMGESLQTIVRAAGLRPNLKDPLCYNSFVRNIGEYLRTMTDSSAEHEAFLMMHQAKGESIVCYHARLMEKVRSCGYHLDDQNRFVRTQLLKGMTNQELARTARTYGHDTGVILQAATRNESYEKADEERPAESEVFAVNRIVYPAGANRKRAYRGSNHVDQHSTEATQGRSNLCYRCNRTAHPDPRSCPAKTRRCNVCKMKGHFAAACRKRSISSVKSASFQPEPNQNSPKQSPKRPFEEKV encoded by the coding sequence atgtcgaaaggacaatacGTTCGAGCTCCCATTGAACTTGACAGCGACGACTCTAGTACGGAAGATACAGTCCCGGAGCCCTTGGCGTTTGAGACCGTAGAAAGCAATGGTCACGAAGATCCAAGAAAAATACATAACGATCATACGAAAGAATCTAATGACAGCGGTAGGATGGATCGCTTGGAACGTGCCTTTGTTGATCTAACGCAAGCAATCTTGGATCAACATCGCGGAGCACAGGACCGGGCAAGCTCACAGACTAGCCGAAGCAATGATAACTCCTGGTTCGTACCGGAAACGGCCGATTTAAATCGAGAACCAACTCTCAATATTCGATGGGACCATATCAAACCGTTCCCGAGCAACGTACCGGCAAGAGAAATGTGGGAAACCtggcaaaaatatttggaaacattCGAGATAGCAGCATCATTTAGCAATGCCAACGATCCGATGCGACGCACTCAATTGCTTTTTCTCGCCATGGGTGAATCGTTGCAAACGATAGTACGTGCTGCTGGCCTAAGACCCAACTTAAAAGATCCCCTGTGCTACAACAGTTTCGTACGCAATATAGGCGAATACTTAAGAACAATGACTGACAGCTCTGCAGAACATGAGGCCTTCTTGATGATGCATCAGGCTAAAGGTGAATCAATAGTTTGCTACCACGCACGCCTAATGGAAAAAGTTCGATCATGTGGTTACCATTTGGACGATCAGAACAGATTCGTTCGCACACAGCTTCTGAAGGGTATGACCAATCAAGAACTGGCAAGAACAGCGCGTACTTATGGGCACGATACCGGAGTTATCCTACAAGCGGCAACTCGTAATGAGTCGTATGAAAAGGCAGACGAAGAGCGTCCAGCTGAATCGGAGGTGTTTGCGGTGAACAGGATTGTCTATCCAGCAGGCGCCAATCGTAAACGAGCATATCGCGGATCGAACCACGTCGATCAACACTCGACTGAAGCTACGCAAGGAAGATCGAATCTGTGCTACAGATGCAATCGAACAGCGCACCCAGACCCACGATCGTGTCCGGCTAAAACTAGGAGATGCAATGTATGCAAAAtgaagggtcattttgccgcaGCTTGTCGAAAGAGGAGTATCAGTTCCGTTAAGAGCGCAAGTTTTCAGCCTGAGCCCAATCAGAATTCACCGAAACAGTCCCCAAAGAGACCATTTGAGGAGAAGGTATAA